Proteins found in one Canis lupus baileyi chromosome 26, mCanLup2.hap1, whole genome shotgun sequence genomic segment:
- the FAM83C gene encoding protein FAM83C isoform X1, with translation MFGSLGPGDLGAQGMAGPLRGRVEELKRPWWREASPLVLQHSEAARLAADALLERGKAAYLQVISEERELPFLSALDVDYMTSHVHGSPELNEAQGLDGSGPDRLSLLSEVTSGTYFPMASDIEPPDLDLGWPEVPQATGFSPTQAVVHFQRDKAKNIKDLLRFLFSQARTVIAVVMDVFTDMELLCDLMEASSRRGVPVYLLLAQEHLRHFLEMCYKMDLNGGHLPNMRVRSTCGDTYCSKAGRRFTGQALEKFVVIDCEQVVAGNYSFTWLCSQAHTSMVLQLRGRIVEDFDREFRCLYAESRPVEGFCGGEDLVSPRVLCPPPVALGFGPGVPSPPSSSPSSISLSSIKRSPLMGHSSYLAPPGGSGLSDTGRGSSSLNPARLEASGQTSLQRQLSDPKHASLLGPYRSNLGKLGASPWSQSSPALNHNGHSPLTLAVGSPLLARQRPLLPFPQGVATLSRVPENGLLGSQESNPQRDRWVPSTTLETVQEKKVSLSQSHSQLDLLVPFPRAREAGDPDSGVNPNSDSLWPREQAPEDRRLSPNQRHNQLDLLPQSQGAGSISESGSPRPGNQTPEDKRLSSKHSHGQMDLLVQYPKAGGSRASPGANSSARAGKQGQDEQRRTLGHSQLDLITKFGPFRGEGPGPSGLPIPSPARKAGVGSGDEKRLTLGHSKLDLITKYHQLQGTRQRPEPGLPEGPTGGHHNGSNNGPFGDEKRLTLGHSKLDLITKYHQLQGTRQRPEPGLPEGPTGGHHNGSNNGPFGDEKRLTLGHSKLDLITKYNKSKFKLLRSRFES, from the exons ATGTTTGGAAGCCTAGGGCCGGGGGACTTGGGAGCCCAGGGCATGGCAGGACCCCTGAGGGGCCGGGTGGAGGAGCTAAAGAGGCCATGGTGGCGGGAGGCCTCACCATTGGTACTCCAGCACAGTGAGGCTGCTAGGCTGGCAGCTGATGCCCTCCTGGAGCGGGGCAAAGCTGCCTACCTGCAGGTCATCTCTGAGGAGCGGGAGCTGCCCTTCCTGAGTGCTCTGGATGTGGACTACATGACCAGCCATGTGCATGGGAGCCCTGAGCTCAATGAGGCCCAGGGATTGgacggctcagggcctgaccgcCTCAGCCTGCTCTCTGAAGTCACTTCAGGCACTTACTTTCCCATGGCCTCCGACATAGAGCCCCCGGACCTGGACTTGGGCTGGCCTGAGGTTCCACAGGCCACGGGCTTCAGCCCCACCCAGGCTGTTGTCCACTTCCAGCGGGACAAGGCCAAGAACATCAAGGACCTTCTGCGTTTTCTCTTCAGCCAGGCCCGCACG GTGATAGCTGTGGTGATGGATGTATTCACTGACATGGAGCTTCTGTGTGACCTCATGGAGGCCTCGAGCCGGCGTGGTGTCCCCGTCTACCTGCTTCTGGCTCAGGAGCACCTAAGGCACTTCCTGGAGATGTGCTACAAGATGGATCTCAATGGGGGACACCTGCCG AATATGCGTGTGCGGAGCACGTGTGGGGACACGTACTGCAGCAAGGCAGGCCGCCGCTTCACAGGGCAAGCCCTGGAGAAGTTTGTTGTCATCGACTGCGAGCAGGTGGTGGCAGGCAACTACAG CTTCACCTGGCTTTGCAGCCAGGCCCACACTAGCATGGTGCTGCAGCTAAGGGGCCGCATCGTGGAAGACTTTGACCGGGAGTTCCGCTGTCTGTATGCCGAGTCTCGGCCTGTGGAGGGCTTCTGTGGTGGTGAGGATCTTGTATCTCCTAGGGTACTGTGTCCTCCTCCAGTGGCCTTGGGATTTGGGCCCGGTGTGCCAAGCCCCCCCTCATCCTCACCCTCCAGCATCAGCCTCAGCAGCATCAAACGCTCACCTCTAATGGGCCACTCTTCTTATCTCGCTCCACCAGGTGGTAGTGGCCTCAGTGATACGGGTAGGGGGTCCTCATCCCTGAACCCTGCCCGCCTTGAGGCCAGTGGCCAGACCTCTCTGCAACGCCAGCTGTCAGACCCGAAGCATGCCTCCCTACTGGGGCCCTACAGATCCAATCTAGGCAAGCTGGGGGCATCCCCATGGTCACAGTCCTCTCCTGCCCTCAACCACAATGGTCACAGCCCCTTGACCCTAGCAGTGGGGTCACCTCTGCTTGCTCGCCAacgccctctcctccccttcccccagggtGTTGCCACCCTGTCCCGGGTCCCAGAGAATGGGCTTCTGGGAAGCCAGGAGTCTAACCCCCAACGAGATCGCTGGGTACCTAGCACAACCCTGGAGACAGTGCAGGAGAAGAAGGTGTCTTTGAGTCAGAGCCATAGCCAATTGGATCTCCTTGTCCCCTTCCCCAGAGCCAGAGAAGCTGGAGACCCTGATTCTGGGGTTAACCCCAACTCAGACTCCCTCTGGCCTAGAGAGCAGGCCCCAGAGGACAGGAGGTTGTCCCCAAACCAGAGACACAACCAGCTGGATCTCCTGCCCCagtcccagggtgctgggagtATCTCTGAGTCAGGTTCCCCCAGACCTGGCAATCAAACTCCAGAGGATAAGAGGCTGTCCTCAAAGCACAGTCATGGCCAAATGGACCTCCTGGTACAGTACCCCAAGGCTGGGGGCTCCAGAGCATCCCCTGGAGCCAACTCCTCAGCTAGGGCTGGCAAGCAGGGTCAAGATGAGCAACGACGGACCCTGGGCCACAGCCAGCTGGACCTCATCACAAAGTTTGGCCCATTCCGAGGCGAGGGGCCTGGGCCCAGTGGTCTCCCCATACCAAGTCCTGCTCGAAAGGCTGGAGTAGGCTCTGGGGATGAGAAGCGGCTGACCTTGGGCCACAGCAAGCTGGACCTCATCACCAAGTATCATCAGTTGCAGGGCACTAGGCAAAGACCTGAGCCTGGCCTCCCTGAGGGCCCCACAGGTGGACATCACAATGGCAGTAACAATGGCCCATTTGGGGATGAGAAGCGGCTGACCTTGGGCCACAGCAAGCTGGACCTCATCACCAAGTATCATCAGTTG
- the FAM83C gene encoding protein FAM83C isoform X2: MFGSLGPGDLGAQGMAGPLRGRVEELKRPWWREASPLVLQHSEAARLAADALLERGKAAYLQVISEERELPFLSALDVDYMTSHVHGSPELNEAQGLDGSGPDRLSLLSEVTSGTYFPMASDIEPPDLDLGWPEVPQATGFSPTQAVVHFQRDKAKNIKDLLRFLFSQARTVIAVVMDVFTDMELLCDLMEASSRRGVPVYLLLAQEHLRHFLEMCYKMDLNGGHLPNMRVRSTCGDTYCSKAGRRFTGQALEKFVVIDCEQVVAGNYSFTWLCSQAHTSMVLQLRGRIVEDFDREFRCLYAESRPVEGFCGGGSGLSDTGRGSSSLNPARLEASGQTSLQRQLSDPKHASLLGPYRSNLGKLGASPWSQSSPALNHNGHSPLTLAVGSPLLARQRPLLPFPQGVATLSRVPENGLLGSQESNPQRDRWVPSTTLETVQEKKVSLSQSHSQLDLLVPFPRAREAGDPDSGVNPNSDSLWPREQAPEDRRLSPNQRHNQLDLLPQSQGAGSISESGSPRPGNQTPEDKRLSSKHSHGQMDLLVQYPKAGGSRASPGANSSARAGKQGQDEQRRTLGHSQLDLITKFGPFRGEGPGPSGLPIPSPARKAGVGSGDEKRLTLGHSKLDLITKYHQLQGTRQRPEPGLPEGPTGGHHNGSNNGPFGDEKRLTLGHSKLDLITKYHQLQGTRQRPEPGLPEGPTGGHHNGSNNGPFGDEKRLTLGHSKLDLITKYNKSKFKLLRSRFES; encoded by the exons ATGTTTGGAAGCCTAGGGCCGGGGGACTTGGGAGCCCAGGGCATGGCAGGACCCCTGAGGGGCCGGGTGGAGGAGCTAAAGAGGCCATGGTGGCGGGAGGCCTCACCATTGGTACTCCAGCACAGTGAGGCTGCTAGGCTGGCAGCTGATGCCCTCCTGGAGCGGGGCAAAGCTGCCTACCTGCAGGTCATCTCTGAGGAGCGGGAGCTGCCCTTCCTGAGTGCTCTGGATGTGGACTACATGACCAGCCATGTGCATGGGAGCCCTGAGCTCAATGAGGCCCAGGGATTGgacggctcagggcctgaccgcCTCAGCCTGCTCTCTGAAGTCACTTCAGGCACTTACTTTCCCATGGCCTCCGACATAGAGCCCCCGGACCTGGACTTGGGCTGGCCTGAGGTTCCACAGGCCACGGGCTTCAGCCCCACCCAGGCTGTTGTCCACTTCCAGCGGGACAAGGCCAAGAACATCAAGGACCTTCTGCGTTTTCTCTTCAGCCAGGCCCGCACG GTGATAGCTGTGGTGATGGATGTATTCACTGACATGGAGCTTCTGTGTGACCTCATGGAGGCCTCGAGCCGGCGTGGTGTCCCCGTCTACCTGCTTCTGGCTCAGGAGCACCTAAGGCACTTCCTGGAGATGTGCTACAAGATGGATCTCAATGGGGGACACCTGCCG AATATGCGTGTGCGGAGCACGTGTGGGGACACGTACTGCAGCAAGGCAGGCCGCCGCTTCACAGGGCAAGCCCTGGAGAAGTTTGTTGTCATCGACTGCGAGCAGGTGGTGGCAGGCAACTACAG CTTCACCTGGCTTTGCAGCCAGGCCCACACTAGCATGGTGCTGCAGCTAAGGGGCCGCATCGTGGAAGACTTTGACCGGGAGTTCCGCTGTCTGTATGCCGAGTCTCGGCCTGTGGAGGGCTTCTGTGGTG GTGGTAGTGGCCTCAGTGATACGGGTAGGGGGTCCTCATCCCTGAACCCTGCCCGCCTTGAGGCCAGTGGCCAGACCTCTCTGCAACGCCAGCTGTCAGACCCGAAGCATGCCTCCCTACTGGGGCCCTACAGATCCAATCTAGGCAAGCTGGGGGCATCCCCATGGTCACAGTCCTCTCCTGCCCTCAACCACAATGGTCACAGCCCCTTGACCCTAGCAGTGGGGTCACCTCTGCTTGCTCGCCAacgccctctcctccccttcccccagggtGTTGCCACCCTGTCCCGGGTCCCAGAGAATGGGCTTCTGGGAAGCCAGGAGTCTAACCCCCAACGAGATCGCTGGGTACCTAGCACAACCCTGGAGACAGTGCAGGAGAAGAAGGTGTCTTTGAGTCAGAGCCATAGCCAATTGGATCTCCTTGTCCCCTTCCCCAGAGCCAGAGAAGCTGGAGACCCTGATTCTGGGGTTAACCCCAACTCAGACTCCCTCTGGCCTAGAGAGCAGGCCCCAGAGGACAGGAGGTTGTCCCCAAACCAGAGACACAACCAGCTGGATCTCCTGCCCCagtcccagggtgctgggagtATCTCTGAGTCAGGTTCCCCCAGACCTGGCAATCAAACTCCAGAGGATAAGAGGCTGTCCTCAAAGCACAGTCATGGCCAAATGGACCTCCTGGTACAGTACCCCAAGGCTGGGGGCTCCAGAGCATCCCCTGGAGCCAACTCCTCAGCTAGGGCTGGCAAGCAGGGTCAAGATGAGCAACGACGGACCCTGGGCCACAGCCAGCTGGACCTCATCACAAAGTTTGGCCCATTCCGAGGCGAGGGGCCTGGGCCCAGTGGTCTCCCCATACCAAGTCCTGCTCGAAAGGCTGGAGTAGGCTCTGGGGATGAGAAGCGGCTGACCTTGGGCCACAGCAAGCTGGACCTCATCACCAAGTATCATCAGTTGCAGGGCACTAGGCAAAGACCTGAGCCTGGCCTCCCTGAGGGCCCCACAGGTGGACATCACAATGGCAGTAACAATGGCCCATTTGGGGATGAGAAGCGGCTGACCTTGGGCCACAGCAAGCTGGACCTCATCACCAAGTATCATCAGTTG